The DNA segment gtcccgatttgtgtactgtaccctcagtgatgcagcacagactgcgccccccaccccaaaataaaatgccccgcacgaaacgtagtagtaactacccgcctcaccgctctagttagagaccacaacgaagcagcagcaaacaggcggccatgcgagcaagcaaacctgtcagaataaacgttcaatttgcgcggccaccccatgcccaatgaaaagcgaccggaagtgacggccgacgctgtaccatcacttcggcgcgcggcaggacgggaaggcggaagctgcgccatcatgctcgttttcgcgtgcgttcgcgtcgcgcgctgtgcgaagtaattttaaacgtgtgattagttttgcgcgcggggtagaaaaagatgtggcccatgctttgtgtattactcgtgccccacttcaaagcaaagcgttcgtacgcactggaagatggatccacgaaggcttaaacgagaagttgcaacgtgcccggtcggtagtactggcatgatggaaactttcaggcaagtgcccgtttatttggtatttgttttgttcgctttagaaatatctcactgtgatctcgtagcataattcataattcgctaatgtaagagcaagagcagctgcactcctactagggcaagttaactacctcgattgcgtcccgtgtgactaatgtttgtcaaatctacatcgggcgtggtgcgcctgcatagttacgctttgtttctcagcgcttgaacgttcattgatgtgattctcttgtgcgttcagcgcggcagcttgtaatacggtcgttcgcacttcagttaaatgtggtcgaccacttttgcgtcgcgtagaaaaaggactggcctagccacctttcgaaggaaccggcgcggtattggttctctctgatgcggtcgcgtgctgctgttgctgcttgccggacgccttcagcattttttcggctcgctttgtctgtgcgtgtgcgcgtgctcgcgctcggcttgatttgtgtgtgcgtgcgtgcgtgtgtgcgctcagctcagctcgctttgtgtgtgtgtgcgtgcgtgcgctcggctcgctgtgtgtgtgtgtgtgtgtgtgtgtgtgtgtgcgcgcgcgtgcgtgcgcgcgcgcgttcagtacatgccggtttgtatgggccggcgtgtttgcgcgtgtctagtgcgtacgtgttttgtgagtgtgttgtctgtgggtcgctgtgtgtgcgtgcacgtgttagcgtgtctgcctgcatgcatgtatgtgtgcttgtttgtgttcatcaatgtgcgcgtgcgcgcttttgtgtctgcgctttgagagtgcgtatacttgtgtgcgcgtgtgggtgcgttttgtgtgcgtgcgtgtgtattgcatgaggccggtagagttttactcgcaataaaactcttccgatttggtgcagcgaatgttcccgcctgaaaaccgagtttggtttcaagccaccctggacaactgctgtagaggcgccgtttctcgggaggaccagtgggaaggcgccaagtatacgcttcgtcctttttcctcccatgcactgataaatcaatagccttgttttttattgtgaaaggaacggtacatccagagcataaataaatgattaagaaatctggtagtgtgttttaaagacgtggatttcccattagcccacatttcttttgatgcagacaaccgcagaaattgttagcggcaggttattcgagacgttctacgtatatagcaattgtcttcaggagctttaatgaattttgaaaatttgaagcgttgtgctttagaggtatcatatacaagctttaggtctccgagtaatttgcatgcccttcgagagctgtcgcctatagccctattgaaattcgtaactacagtttggagcactggggaagctagaaggcttgtcctggctctcgagaaagtgtttaagctggtggtgtaggttgaggagtttggggttggtaacacaaaggattttttatgccttagcagtaggagtgacacaggataaaaaaaatgtatgtgtgtcaagcacaggaagctgctcatattgtagaagcgtgtgtgtgcgtgtgtgtgtgtgtgtgtgcgcccatgcatgcgtgcgtgtgtgtgaattctctcctcaaaagggagtatgtgtgtaagtgagctatttcattgctggtctgtttgccaagaattggcaagaaaacacaaaatcaatttaacttgaaataataaacttcaaagcatactggcgacagcagcatacaagcatgcagctgtgtgacaatcttaatgcatgactgcaacatctggaaggaggcttgcttcttcagtaagcagcacaaagtccatattcttggcttttctcgttcaaaccaaaacgaggctcattgccaatgatcttgtcttttgctctaatagcatttgtttatcttgtacttagagcgtcgtttctcgcaggtcatgcagatggtagcagcaatttcacaatgcccagccttggcgccccccatcaagagcaagccacttgcgttcgccttcagacagatggttaatgtcttcttgaaagcggttgagaagacaacattgtaagtagatatagttgtgtagtgtaatataataagtcaagttataatttaaaactcaggctccttggccgcctaagcttgatatgatgtgcagttgtgtgtggttgtaaatattgccgatggtacagtccatactgcaggtatgactgctgatccaaagtatacatttgcattttcttgatggtctttcataatgaggattttctttgtgcaagaatattcacagaatgccggggcattgtagcatcatattctttattgtgcattcactgctaatttcgtatgaccttcctgctaccaatttatttgcaggaaaggaatatttgtttactctgcaatgagcttgttatttgctcattgcattacactcttctaccgttaatttattcccatataattatcaaaaccttgaaatttcagctgtttttattttgaatacaatatcaaaatcaaaatgcaccggattgcaatctagactgcaagggatttgaagaaattacaagaaaccaggacctctcgagagcgttaaaaaaacgtttccgcaggtaatgtgcctaattgtagtgagctagctgctcacgaaaattgcaagcatatttcatttcacatagttttgcaggatatagcaggcctatcatagtctctgagcacaaccttacctcatttgcatcatgaaaatgtctcgtgctgaatttgggacaagttttgaaaaatgaatgtatcataattttgaaactacacaaagtattggttgaggctagacagttttcaaacaacttgaccatgttgaacttagccattacaggacggaaaaaaaacatgcacaggagcactcattcaatgaaatgtgatgcttgtggttattttgcacatgcaaaatgtacttttaagcgagagagggcaggtagccaatttacaaccattgtgactcatgcgggtagtagcaacacaggatgagaaatggttgtgtctctgaggttcattgaatatgtgaaaacTCATATACAGTACACCCCCCCACCTcctatgaggggtaaccgtgcaatatgttttgggcaagaaaaacgattgttctaggaaacaagaaatttcaggctctagttgagaggctacagaaagaaggaccatgtaaatagtcagattaacataaactgcatcggagtggcatcacagtttagagcatgaagtgggagcatgaggaaggatcataagtttaaataagggaatactacttgtcagtgcattgccaagctaacccattgaaagaagggggcgtgctctaagaaaaatagttgatcacacatgctaaattttcgaggaaagtatgccaaaatgcccattcttactaaattaataaataagaaatacacgataaattttaggatgcagaaagtgtctaataaactgcattgtagagttggatattgttgggctggatgcatgtatttcagggcaaatgagaatgccagtggggattccctcattttcattttgtgtgcacactctgtaaaacagttctctttgtctcctagtgtaataatgttgtgtaaaaacagtcattttttaatgccttgtgcatttaactcttaatgtgccatatcctgTAAGCTTTtcacctgcagtacttataaagtgtaatgcagatatattgctgatttcataatgtcaattttgtattaaggtcacatacacactcttggacaaatgtctgttgttgagagatgtcattggtagtctttaaactttattcactcttattttctatggtgaaaaggctactgtaaatttgtttttgctgctgtatgtaccttgtgttcacaatgacatagtggtttagcattcacagtaacatgcaattccttaatttgcaaaatagaaacttctcctacctttcacttgtcttgcccagttgcctgagcggtgcattctgcccagtcacattaattatcatttttccgcaaagtacgtgtgtaattgcacgggctgaattctcatgattctcttcttattttgctaatgcaggatgcaagattccagcaatgccatgcgctgcatttattggtcaagatgctcagagaatggagtccctgcacctcgtggttaaccgtgaacatttctttttcttttggaaagctaaaggccatttgctgcatcacttgcatttttgcagctcagatgtgtactatatttttctaattttgaatcaatattggctgttcagtataaaaaatgacgtacagcgtgaaggacaaggactgcgagagacacactccactgactttcaacaatattttattgcgttgccacatcgtgtgtgtatacacagaggggtcatgagcagaaaatgaaagccagtcgcaaggggtgttctaacagcaagtcattgtaaaaagaacatggtcacttgaaaaaaaagacatcacaatttctatctgtttagatacaaaatttcactaggggtcagcgtgatagaggggccactaacgcacacactacccagttttctggtgaaatcagcttcaataatttaccgggtgagctgtgtctcgctgaaacttcgtatcttaaagaggggcatgcagccgcagtcccggcaatgaatgcccaagtggccttgaacagtgttattgacgctgttatagtgctctcttaaacgatcatttaggcgcctgcctatctgtccaatatatttactgcctcaaaatgggaatttgggaaaccacattcgttgcacacatcgcaaaacgttttctgtgcccggcagagcaacaactctgacgtgattcaggcgcgtttacacacttacagagccttgccagcttttccggggctgagaaaaggactgcgatTTCTGTAGGTTCCCTAATtttttttagcctatgggagacatcatgaacatacggtagcactgcaaacctgtgtctttcaaccggctggttccttgacccagcgcgctcatcatgttttgtgcacttcagaagctgttccgctatgcctgaaattaaggccaaagggtagccaacccaagaaaggcaatcagcctgtgcagcaacgctatgttgcatctcgtgtgagcaagatttattgaggctgttaaggaggcaaagctttacaatatctcatttgactttgttggacagacaggcaggcgcctaaacaatCATTTAGGAGAGCACGATAACAACGTCCAAAAACActattcaaggccacttcggcatccattgctgggactgcggctgcgtgcccctctttgaaggtacggaagctttagcgagacacaggtcatccgggaaactatagaagcagatttcactagaaaactggttagtgtgtgcgttagtaacccctctatcgtgctgactcctagtgaagtcttgtatctcaacagatagaaattataatgtttatttttttcaaagggcgatgttcttagtacagtcacttgctgttagacaccccttgtgactcatattctgcgcatgcccgcttttgtacaaatacacatgatgtggcaacataattaaatattgttggaagtcagcgcagtctgtcatctctcgcagttcttgtcattcaagctgtacgtcattttatctcattaattgcaaactatcccaagaaactacccttgttcagtataattataatgtttgatacggccatttgctggcaaatgttaacagtgtgatatttaacttgaacttttgcatgactgcctatgcgtgtgttcttttagtaaccagagtatggctaatttattaaaccatatttgctaatttgcatgctcacatgctatagcatgccttaatcttgaattactgcatctaagtgcaaataatttagaaatttactatgtattttaaaactgtccacattttgtgctcagcaaaatcgtttaatcaacagtggtttgtttttatcaggcctcctactgcactttgcacccaggcactagtagatgtggaatatgcactcttttgatttatagtaagaaaagaacctattttcaaactacatattgtatatgtaccagtgccttagagttacaaaccaaaaatttatagaaactggtattgtagttagaaaaaccgctacacagcacctttagcccagagaactctcgtttcacaagaggacaaactatgtaggcactaaaaaattctacgtattttttgtgctcaagtaatcttgttggaaatagaaaattagcaataaggcttctggcataaacctcacttaaagcatgtctatgcttggaaagtattgtttcagtctgaaaaatgttggccagttatgctttacatagactttccaaacttttcataatgctttgcgattacattagtgtacaaaataacacgtgcctttcttgtgcgtttgctctgcatttcaattgcttccctaattcacctttgcaatatgcctttttttaaggcatcaaaacttgaattttcgttcactggagcctaatactaaaaatatattcctttatgtggcccaaaacactgcgaatcaacccaggctctttcagtgccgctatacatagtttcttctctaataacagatttgatcaatacatatattttaggtacctttgtggggaatgtacatgttcttgtacttaccgatgtgtttggtgattgtgcgtGTTTacatttcatgtgatttatgtatatgttgtactctgtattgcagcatgcaataaatatatttgcgttttcttgaaaatgcagcatatatcttaccagtctgtgttgcatattatttggatatggaaatcgtgataaccttggtgttgatatacatgctcaaaagtgtcaagtttgctaggttgtatttgtgcagcgaagacaggttttccaatatacaccatgaattactaatatgtagtgtgatccacacgtataggtgttgtgtatgcccatcgaagcttcaaggccagctgttcgacagtgcgtttggtagccgaacttgaaccttctggcacacgcaatagttgcgcgaggatcgctgtacatagtagtaattgaaggcgtgtactgccgaatctgccttccatacacgctagaaataaaagggtgtacacccttccaacacccacacagatgggtgttaatttggacgagcacccttacaccctaaatttattttgctggacacccttcctttagggtgctatagtggcaccccaactgtagggtgtagacaacagcacccttagggtgttcgtctggcgacaaactgatttacacccttaagggtgttaaaatgtttagtgtgtactgcGCTCGGTTTTATTTAAGTCGTTCGAACAGATATTTCGGCTTTCGCAACTAGAGCGCTGCACGCGCCAAACGAATGGGAAAACAGGTGAAACGAAGGTAATGTGTTAAGGGCCATTGAATAAAGCACTAAACCAGTAGTAGCCCACGAAAGGCTGCGAGGATTTTCCACAATGCTTTTGAACTGCGCATGTAAAAGATAACGGAGAGTTCGCAATACTTGCAGACAAGGTCAGGAAAAAACCCGACctggacgaatttttcctcaactgtgaaGCGCTGTTCCTGGGAAACCCGTACGAGTTTTctctgtagcttcatgctacattcCGGTATATGACAATGTTACCTTTCATGAAtactttctccaccttgcgggtttccgcagagctcATTTGCCAAAAACCCGCTTCGTGAGCTGAGTTTTCAGGAGCGAGACTGAACATTCCAGAGCGAGCTACAAACGCTACCAAACAATATACAGCTTGACTAAGACGCATCATTTCGTCGAAATGTTGGCTTCTGCGTGAGGCTTCTGTTGTTCGTCGAATGCTGTACGCTCGAAAGCTGGAAGAGATTTTTGGGGCAAATCCCAGAGAgaagataacaaaaaaaaagaaactacgttTTGAACAGTCCGACTATGGGACGCACTGACTGTAATATTCGCAAATGAAATGCTTAGAGTGATGAGCTCGAACGAAAAATATTAGAGAAAAGAAATGTAAAGCCTAAAATTATTCTGTTAGCATATATGCGCTGATTATTGAGACAGGATCGCTCAAGGTTGACTGGTACTTTTATTTTCACATTGAAAATGAAAGATGCCAAATAAGCCCTTTTTCCACGTTATTTAACTGCCACATTTTACCACGGTTGCAGTCGTTTTGGCAACTTTCCAGTTCcaccgtattaaaaaaaaatagtttatgTCACAGCTAATGgctggccttcttttttttttgtgggcaaATGAACGCGAACTGTTTGCGCAGTTCACTTGTTGCTGCCTCGTTCTTTCCAACTACTGTCAACCGTGCATACAATCGCATTCATGACGCCCTGCAGTTTTCGCGGCCCTTATCCTGGAATTACAGTTGCGTCAATATTGTCTTTCCTTGGCGgatctgatttcatcgctcgCTGATTTACAATCACCAACACATGGGTCCTCGTCACGATGCCCACAACTACAGCACCATGCttttctacaaaggaaacactgaaggatgaattaaaaaaaaaattaccgacgattacgttacttcctaatgcgaaatttgagcgcagcaaataagctgtttcaccttttcgatagattgaggtaaagaaatcgagcaacacatgtatgcgctatcacagaatttttttttatttttcacacgtattcctttaacaaagactccactaggtaagcttctgcttcggcggcacgcacctctggattctgacggcgacggcgctgggcctctgctctggcagctcgtttagcagcagcagcagcagcagcagacggaggactaccatcggtcgtctcgctcatggctcagaaagaactggcagataatttcgcagtggcgaacggcagcggcaattttggctcgggcggtgcacatatacagatccgccgccaccgatctggctctctgattgccaccgcacagggcgaacggcagcggcaatttcggctcgggcggtgcacatatacagatccgccgccaccgatctggctctctgattgccaccgcacaggggttgcattggaggaggagcgaagaaagtaattaagttcgagccggcgctttgacaaccggagactcgcaggaagaggggggaggggggcggcgtgtacacccagcggcaaacgatgggggcagaagcgcgcgcagcaagcggacaacacgataaagggaggagggaagagatagcagcgactgactgatgccgctgacgccgatagtgagtcaaccccagctgcggagttggtttcagggacaacgccgccgatgccgacacaaacaatatgataccctcgcttccgcagcgctaagaaccaggtctagccgtgggaaggtggtcacgtattcgtcgacgtgccggggcctacgtgaaataaccggcgcgtcggcaactgaagagcaccctatccgccacacaagaacagggggggggggaccctttcctcctctttctgcatggcggcgacggtgttctatgcagtcacgttatcttgactctctagcggcgtcagcggcatccagcggtatcagtcggtcgctgctagcgctggggggatgaaaggggggcggagctggttacgaggccgacgacaacgccgacgacgacgcgaaacccaggaacggacgccaaagagctgcgctctaaaacacgcaTGAATTTCTTCACAGTCGTTCGACTCGCGTACCTACTTCGGGAGAATTCCTAATCAACATCAAGTGAGCGACCCTTCTATATGGCTACAAGTCTACCCCGACCATCATGACAACACGTTTCGAATATCTCAAACTGCTATGGCAGGCTGACGACTGCGCTATATATTTTTTCGCGAACGCGTACTGCTATTctgctttcaataaagttgtGTTTAGTATTCGAGACGGAGATACGATATCACTGTAGCTTTCTGTGTTATCTAAAAAACACGGCTGTTTtccagaaaagagaaagaaggttCAATTATGCACTTAATTTTATACGCTTCCCCTGGCAACTAAGGGCTGCTCACTCTTCTCGATGTACACTGCTTTAAGTTTCAAATATTATAAACCATCTTGCCCTGTGTCTAATAAGTTTAAAGTGCGAACAAAGACGGGACGACAAGAAACACAGACAAGCGCATAAGCGTTTTTCTGTGTTTCTTGCCATTCCGTCTTTCTTCGCGCTTTAAACTAactacagcgaagctctatatggctagccgattcgtctgtccgtccatccgtccgtccgtcagtctaTCAGTCGCTTGCACACCAAAAGCTCCTCCGGCGTAACCCCATGCGcccgaaaaaagagaaagagtgagagagaggcgCGTAATTAGCCAACCCCAACaagatagcgcaaggcctgtttactccaatACATAACATCACGCTACCCAGcgcgaaatttccattgacaaggctggcgtgatgaaagcggtgacgtcaaaatcactgttgcctactcgggagcatccctatTGGATTCTATGGCAgccgggccaggtaacatgacgtcatggttTGTAGTGAAAAGGCCTTGGGCTATCTAGGTGGCCTTGGATttgctgcgccagtagtgacgtcgttgctctccttCGCAGCCGATCGGGCGCACAGCAGtttttctctccggctccgaaatgggtaggccacgcgtcatacgtactcgtgaagagcaggcagctttcaatcagcaacgccgcgagaagAACTGGGAACTAGCTTATATACACCGTGCCAATGCTGCAGCCCAGGCATAAGAACAGGCtcgcgcagccgagcgcaagcagtaactgcgcaccgaggatctggcagcctaccaagccgttgtttaatgaaccgtcgggattaacccagtgataaacaccgggactgcacgcttcagcttcgctggtcaaccatccgtacgagtgcttgggcggtgattttaaaCTGTGGAATACCACCTAGCCCAAACTGCTACCCTTGCCTGTGTATTCCGCCCTGGAATAAAGATTAACCGTCAAACGATGTTTCTTAAATTAGGGTAAACGAAGTATTAAGTCTGCTCACCTTGGCCCGCGGCAAAGAAGATGTCGTCTGCTGGCCCACTTTGCCGCTTGCCGAGCTGTGTTTCCAGATGGCCCACAGGATTCCCGTGTAGAAGGTCACCAGAAGCACGAGAGGCGCCAGAAACACCATGAAGAACACGAACCCCATGTATATCTGGCGGTGGTAGAGCGGCGTGCCGCGCTCGTAGAAGATGGAAGCGCAGAAGCGCTTGCCGGGCGCCGCCTCGACGGTGCGAAACACGTACACGTTGGGCAATGACGGCGTGCACGACACTAGCCAGGTGATGGCTGCCAGCCTCCAGGGGTCGGGGCTGGGCGTCAGCGGTGTCGCAATGGCGATGTGCCTGTCCACCGCGATCGTCACCAGCATGTAGGTGGACGAGACGAGCGCGAAAGTCTGCAGGAACTTGAAGAAGCGGCAGAAGGCGTCGCCCGCGATCCACAGCCGGCCCATCACTTCCCACACCACCTGCGACGTCATCGTGATGCAGGCAACGAGAAGGTCCGCCACGGCCAGGTTTAGGAACAGCACACGCGCTTTCGAGAGCCGCCGGTGATGGCGCTGAACGACGAGCTTCCAGCAGACGACGGTGTTGCCGATGACGGAAGTTACGatcatgatgattatgatgacaatGCGGACGCGCTTGTGGTAACGAGGACCCATGATGTCGTCTTCGGGCCCTTCGTTATCGACGATGTCTGTGGTGTTTTCGCCGTTGAGCACTGTACAGGTGTAGTTCTGTAAATCGTCTTGGCTCCCAGCCGCGTCGATGAATGACGTTGCCATAATAGCGCAGCGAATGACCCTTGACCGCGCGCCTTCATATTCCTGGTGGTCTGTTCATTCTGACGTTTGTAGTCTCTGCGTAAGTACTGTCATTTTCCTCGGCGTATTTGAATCATCTCCTTGTAACGTTTCGTTAATTGCAGCCAACGTTTTTTTTCATTACTCTCCAAGTAATATGTCGGTTGTCATGTCCACTTCAAGTTTCCTGACAGCAACTCTACAAGATGAGATGCGCAACTGTGAACTCTTCAATCAACATAAAAGGATTGTTTTGCTTGACAGCAAATAAAAGTTTAGGAAACAATAAACATTCGTTATCGCCTTTCGCGTGCTGCATGTCTTACAATCCAGATTTCAATTTCTGCCGCAGTTTTTACTGTCAGATGCACCTCTTGGTATTCTTCGTACTTTCCGGTAAGCGGCAGCTGTAAATGAAACTTTCGTCTTATTGTTTCGGAAATTTGTTCGCATGACATCACAGCTACAACAGGTGAAGACACTGCTTCACAAAAATACCGTGACGTCAGCGCAGACAAACATTGTTAGTTAATGGCCTGAACTTATAGGAAAAATTTTTTACTCTAGAGGTCTCTCGAGAAAACAGTGAACAATACTGAATTTGTCACATTCCCGTAGAGCACATGAGCGTGCTTTGATGGCTTGGCACAAGCTAATAGAAACAACTCACGCACACAGCTGCCAAACTGCAAGTACAATACCAATGGCTCAAAATTTCTAAACTTTGGTGTCCCATCTTCGGACGCGTGCGAATATGCGTTTGCATCGTGAACTCTCCTGAAATAATACCGCGACGTCGATGAACATTTAGCATTAAAGAATCACGCAGCAGTTCATTTTATGCTGTTGTAGTGAAAGCTCAAGCGTTTGGTCACCTAGCAGACGAAATGTATCTGATAGCCTATACTCTGACTTTATAGAATGAGGAATATTATTTTCCGTGCCATAAAGCTCAAAGCGCATAAGAAAATGAGCCTAAACGTAGGTACAATGGTTGGAAGATAAGAATCGGCGGTAGAAACATCTTTACCAAATGCTGAAAGGTAGTGTCTCCTCTTTCAAAGGCGGTGCCTGATCCTTCGAGAAAGATTAGACTGTAGCATACCCAAGAGTCATCCACAGAGACCTGAAAAGAGCCCAAAGTGGGTTTCCTTATGTAGCACAATTCTTTCACAGGTACTGtgggcttctttctttcttcactttGAAAGCCAAAATT comes from the Dermacentor variabilis isolate Ectoservices chromosome 2, ASM5094787v1, whole genome shotgun sequence genome and includes:
- the LOC142572507 gene encoding putative G-protein coupled receptor 150 — its product is MATSFIDAAGSQDDLQNYTCTVLNGENTTDIVDNEGPEDDIMGPRYHKRVRIVIIIIMIVTSVIGNTVVCWKLVVQRHHRRLSKARVLFLNLAVADLLVACITMTSQVVWEVMGRLWIAGDAFCRFFKFLQTFALVSSTYMLVTIAVDRHIAIATPLTPSPDPWRLAAITWLVSCTPSLPNVYVFRTVEAAPGKRFCASIFYERGTPLYHRQIYMGFVFFMVFLAPLVLLVTFYTGILWAIWKHSSASGKVGQQTTSSLPRAKVKTLKLTAVVFGAFLVTNVPYMVQEVILALGQPGILDANVVALFGVISASNSAINPYIFLYFEKRQRRDPCGFVGSLLKGLPCFGRRFASRHRGSQQMVNLTVTYSSRHSRTVTTANCESVSCSERTHS